One Festucalex cinctus isolate MCC-2025b chromosome 1, RoL_Fcin_1.0, whole genome shotgun sequence genomic region harbors:
- the limd2 gene encoding LIM domain-containing protein 2 yields MDTRNTEEKPVQRSKSFSFKGQKELCSSCEKTVYPMERLVADNRIFHSSCFCCKHCNTRLSLGTFAALQGEFYCKPHFKQLFTSKGNYDEGFGRKQHKERWAAKDTENITKTA; encoded by the exons GATACCAGAAACACTGAGGAGAAACCAGTCCAGCGATCCAAG TCCTTTAGCTTCAAGGGGCAGAAGGAGCTGTGCTCGTCCTGCGAGAAGACGGTCTATCCAATGGAGCGGCTGGTGGCCGACAACCGGATCTTCCACTCCTCGTGCTTCTGCTGCAAGCACTGCAACACCAGACTCAG CTTGGGAACCTTTGCCGCCCTGCAAGGTGAATTCTACTGCAAGCCTCACTTCAAGCAGCTGTTCACGAGCAAAGGCAATTATGACGAAGGCTTTGGACGCAAGCAGCACAAAGAACGCTGGGCCGCCAAGGACACAGAAAACATAACCAAGACGgcctga